Proteins from one Deinococcus sp. AB2017081 genomic window:
- the rpoZ gene encoding DNA-directed RNA polymerase subunit omega, with translation MAERDIDKLLAMTDSKYRLSVVTAKRALQLRSGAPSVLPVDQRVRTRNLVTQAMRELATGKLTVGTELMDEQRFHQDYVRQRQAQLQAQLNAERERERD, from the coding sequence ATGGCGGAACGAGACATTGACAAGCTGCTGGCCATGACGGACAGCAAGTACCGGCTGAGCGTCGTGACGGCCAAGCGCGCCCTGCAACTGCGCAGTGGTGCCCCCAGCGTGCTGCCCGTGGATCAGCGGGTACGGACGCGCAACCTGGTCACGCAGGCCATGCGTGAACTCGCCACGGGCAAGCTGACGGTCGGCACCGAGCTCATGGACGAGCAGCGCTTCCACCAGGACTACGTGCGGCAGCGGCAGGCGCAGCTCCAGGCTCAGCTGAACGCCGAGCGCGAGCGCGAGCGGGACTGA